Proteins from a single region of Bremerella sp. JC817:
- a CDS encoding GGDEF domain-containing protein, with the protein MEDWIMGIPTPVAMALIALIGYFLGKRNQKPESTDQAYARRELKRAKAIVRQLEEISREVRRNLSAHQSSIAHFKERITMMSSNEDQPGESWQTLCEEAERMLSPTIRLSAQIANAYDEVRQQANLLMTFTESRTDPLTGLSNRRALDDSLESLFAMKDRYELTFSLCIIDVDHFKKINDEYGHLEGDRVLQAVASLIDNCVRETDVVTRYGGEEFVVLMPSTTLAGGLIFAERVRAAVQQDMKVTVSGGVAQASESDEPQTLLARADAALYRAKANGRNCIYFHNGDAVLPHPLPGQFSVPNRPEDEDNLLEEVRSLERTLGMRLDDQVETQRIEQRQPEAV; encoded by the coding sequence ATGGAAGACTGGATAATGGGAATACCGACCCCAGTGGCGATGGCATTGATCGCGCTGATCGGATACTTCCTTGGCAAACGAAATCAGAAACCTGAATCGACCGATCAAGCTTACGCCCGGCGTGAACTGAAACGCGCCAAGGCGATCGTACGCCAATTGGAAGAAATCTCGCGCGAGGTACGTCGCAACCTCTCGGCACACCAGTCGAGCATCGCTCATTTCAAAGAACGCATTACCATGATGAGTTCTAACGAGGATCAGCCTGGGGAATCGTGGCAAACGCTGTGCGAAGAAGCCGAACGCATGCTCAGTCCGACGATTCGGCTCTCGGCTCAAATCGCCAACGCCTACGACGAAGTGCGACAGCAAGCCAACTTGCTGATGACGTTTACCGAGTCTCGCACCGATCCACTCACCGGTCTCAGCAATCGCCGGGCTCTCGACGATAGCCTGGAAAGCCTGTTCGCGATGAAGGATCGCTACGAGCTGACCTTCTCGCTCTGTATTATCGACGTCGATCACTTCAAGAAGATCAACGACGAATATGGTCACCTGGAAGGAGATCGTGTGCTGCAGGCGGTCGCCAGCCTGATCGACAACTGCGTTCGCGAAACCGACGTGGTGACTCGCTATGGTGGTGAAGAATTTGTCGTGCTGATGCCTTCGACCACGTTGGCTGGCGGTTTGATCTTTGCCGAACGTGTCCGTGCAGCCGTCCAGCAGGACATGAAGGTCACCGTGAGTGGTGGCGTCGCCCAGGCCAGCGAATCAGACGAACCTCAAACGTTGCTGGCTCGCGCCGACGCGGCCCTTTACCGCGCTAAAGCGAACGGTCGCAACTGCATCTATTTCCACAACGGCGATGCTGTCCTGCCCCATCCGCTGCCAGGGCAGTTCTCGGTGCCGAATCGACCCGAAGACGAAGACAACCTGCTCGAAGAAGTTCGCTCGTTGGAACGGACGCTCGGTATGCGGTTGGACGATCAGGTCGAAACGCAGCGTATCGAACAGCGTCAGCCAGAAGCGGTCTAA
- a CDS encoding SHD1 domain-containing protein: MSVRNVLLGGTITGFLIIGLACGGGGSSIPSRSSTSHPESKSSSKFQRQAPDTSADPQISSQIQSEPEEERYDPDQEDVKRWIRDGEPRIGNLRVGAIGSVPSLEITQVIDRTTAICTVGESLQFVIVKGFNMADAVDGQGISLPLAKVTGTTQYTTILGANKTVLVLEAFGDIDEARRQMRVEAIERRAEMDRIEAERKAEAERLAAEKAAEIRAAQFRVWETADAKFSVNARLERLSGDKVTLERQDNGELVEVDSTLLSDDDQEYIRVEFARRARQAREERKLLKDGP, translated from the coding sequence ATGTCTGTTCGCAATGTGCTGCTAGGGGGCACCATCACGGGGTTTTTGATAATTGGACTGGCTTGCGGTGGAGGAGGAAGCTCGATTCCATCTCGCTCAAGCACTTCCCACCCTGAATCAAAATCATCCTCGAAATTTCAACGCCAAGCCCCAGATACATCTGCCGACCCTCAAATCAGTTCCCAAATTCAAAGCGAACCAGAAGAAGAGAGATATGACCCCGACCAGGAAGATGTAAAGCGATGGATCCGAGACGGTGAACCCAGAATTGGGAATCTTCGTGTCGGTGCAATCGGATCCGTTCCAAGCCTTGAAATCACGCAAGTCATTGATCGCACAACAGCCATTTGTACCGTTGGCGAATCTCTACAGTTTGTCATCGTGAAAGGCTTCAATATGGCAGACGCCGTCGATGGCCAAGGAATCAGCTTGCCTCTTGCTAAGGTCACTGGAACAACTCAATACACAACCATCCTGGGTGCCAACAAGACGGTGCTCGTACTTGAAGCATTCGGCGACATAGACGAAGCCCGACGACAAATGCGGGTAGAAGCGATCGAGCGACGCGCTGAAATGGACCGGATCGAAGCAGAGCGAAAAGCCGAGGCGGAAAGACTAGCGGCCGAGAAAGCTGCAGAGATCAGAGCCGCTCAGTTTCGCGTTTGGGAAACTGCCGACGCGAAGTTCTCAGTGAACGCCCGACTCGAACGTCTTAGTGGAGACAAAGTAACACTCGAACGCCAAGACAATGGTGAGCTCGTCGAGGTTGACTCAACGCTACTTAGTGATGATGACCAAGAATACATTCGAGTTGAATTCGCTCGTCGAGCAAGGCAAGCACGCGAAGAACGCAAGCTACTTAAGGACGGCCCGTAG
- a CDS encoding tyrosine-type recombinase/integrase codes for MISQPPILGPSSYLRQFFQRHYIPHCIEDPTSRNLEGYERALDLWEELTDNPPLNQISSETLSEFKGELLAYRYRGRNLSVNTVHKHLSHIQWVLDQAGPPGRRGKEKTAVGFLDRVPFTKLPKRRETYQDEIPAEHVVKLFHIAGEHATFPKVDGVLPGHLWQALFGVMLCTSLRIGQCSQIPMRAVRWDRMQIVLPYEICRKSKKDEPKPIHPHAMRLLMRIRGQRDLLFPMFVTHSKKTIYDELHRLQELADVPPFGFHAIRAIAITSLSEISGEAAQFAAGHASMRTTRIYQKVRLLSSAQEKLTIFDDLANGQGKLDVV; via the coding sequence ATGATCTCACAACCGCCCATCCTCGGGCCCTCATCTTATTTGCGGCAGTTCTTCCAACGCCACTACATTCCCCACTGCATCGAGGATCCCACCAGTCGCAACCTGGAAGGCTACGAACGCGCCCTCGACTTGTGGGAGGAACTGACCGACAACCCACCGTTAAACCAAATCAGCAGCGAAACGCTGTCCGAGTTCAAAGGCGAGCTGCTCGCCTATCGCTATCGCGGCCGGAACTTGTCGGTCAACACGGTCCACAAGCACTTGTCCCATATTCAATGGGTGCTCGACCAAGCGGGACCACCTGGCCGGCGCGGCAAAGAGAAGACGGCCGTTGGCTTCCTGGATCGAGTTCCCTTTACCAAGCTTCCCAAGCGTCGCGAGACCTATCAGGACGAGATTCCCGCGGAACACGTCGTGAAGTTGTTCCACATTGCGGGCGAACATGCAACGTTCCCCAAGGTCGATGGCGTGCTGCCTGGTCACCTTTGGCAGGCACTGTTCGGCGTCATGCTTTGTACTTCGCTCCGTATTGGTCAGTGTTCGCAAATACCGATGCGTGCGGTTCGCTGGGATCGTATGCAGATCGTGCTGCCCTACGAGATCTGCCGCAAGTCAAAGAAGGACGAACCAAAGCCGATTCACCCCCACGCCATGCGTCTCTTGATGCGGATCCGAGGGCAGCGCGACCTTCTGTTTCCGATGTTCGTCACCCATTCCAAGAAGACGATCTACGACGAACTGCACCGGTTGCAGGAATTGGCCGACGTGCCCCCATTTGGCTTTCATGCCATCCGCGCGATTGCAATTACCAGCCTGTCAGAGATCAGCGGCGAAGCTGCCCAATTCGCAGCCGGTCACGCGAGCATGCGAACGACACGCATTTACCAGAAGGTTCGCCTGCTTTCCTCCGCGCAGGAGAAGCTAACGATCTTCGACGACCTGGCAAATGGGCAGGGGAAATTGGACGTCGTGTAA
- a CDS encoding carbon storage regulator: protein MLVLSRFPDQIIRIGENVMIKVVSIQGDKVRLGIEAPKDIEVHRQEVWLKLYGENEPDQGPSDSAA, encoded by the coding sequence ATGTTAGTTCTCTCTCGCTTCCCCGATCAAATCATTCGCATCGGCGAGAACGTGATGATCAAGGTCGTTTCGATCCAAGGTGACAAGGTTCGCCTGGGAATCGAGGCCCCGAAGGATATCGAAGTTCATCGCCAGGAAGTGTGGCTAAAGCTCTATGGCGAAAACGAACCTGACCAAGGTCCCAGCGATTCCGCAGCTTAA